In Actinomycetota bacterium, a single window of DNA contains:
- a CDS encoding metal-dependent hydrolase produces MNTVTHVLVNAAIDRRVREHRSARDASGDHPIATKSFLWGGAAPDLPLIAMTAGAMAWYPLRHGWSLGRSFERIFRSLYFENPLWIAANNLLQSPTMLLVMLAGLTLFRRRRPAAAHSMLWFLLGAVVHVALDIPVHHDDGPLLFFPFQWTIRFQSPVSYWDSRHYGDIVRIVELVLMVALVLYLLRPRLRQWFGRTNAGSDIGDRH; encoded by the coding sequence GTGAACACCGTCACGCACGTCCTGGTGAACGCCGCCATCGACCGGCGGGTGCGGGAGCACCGGTCCGCAAGGGACGCCTCCGGAGACCACCCCATCGCCACGAAATCGTTCCTGTGGGGCGGGGCGGCGCCGGACCTGCCGCTGATCGCGATGACCGCCGGTGCCATGGCCTGGTATCCGCTGCGCCACGGCTGGTCGCTCGGCCGCAGCTTCGAGCGCATCTTCCGCAGCCTCTACTTCGAGAACCCATTGTGGATCGCCGCCAACAACCTCCTCCAGTCACCGACCATGCTGCTGGTCATGCTCGCTGGGCTGACGCTGTTCCGGCGTCGGCGCCCCGCTGCGGCGCACAGCATGCTGTGGTTCCTCCTGGGGGCGGTGGTCCACGTCGCGCTGGACATCCCGGTACACCACGACGACGGCCCGCTGCTGTTCTTCCCCTTCCAGTGGACCATCCGCTTCCAGAGCCCGGTCAGCTACTGGGATTCGCGCCACTACGGGGACATCGTGCGCATCGTCGAGCTGGTCCTGATGGTCGCGCTCGTCCTGTACCTCCTCCGGCCGCGGCTGCGGCAGTGGTTCGGTCGGACGAACGCCGGCTCGGACATCGGGGACCGTCACTAG
- a CDS encoding FAD-dependent oxidoreductase: MTARYGLVVIGGGTAGLVAAVGAAGVGARVALIERDRTGGECLWTGCVPSKSLIAAADLAHRMRDAAAVGLDPVEPHVDFERVMARVHAARERLAPHDSPERLREEGVEVIHGHARFAGPGRVMVGDRILHYRRALVATGSSPVVPPVEGIDRSGALTSDDVWDLEELPSRLVVLGGGPTGCELGQAFARLGARVTIVEMTDRLLRREDPEASRLVAERLRSEGIDVRLGARATRIDHDGGEQRLEIRQDGEVGAVAFDRLLVAVGRRADVDGLDLDTVGVETAGDGSVVVDGTMRTTGRGIYAAGDVTGGPPFTHVAAYQAGLVVTNALFHLRRKASYANIPWVTFTDPEVGRVGRTEKKARARWGAGAIVRRFDCAELDRAVCAGQAYGFVKLVADPRGRLVGATVAAPWGGETIAGIASFMRHGATISDVSQTVLPYPTFSEGARRAAIEHLRDKWLSERVRRVTRPVLHVLRAIERP, translated from the coding sequence ATGACCGCGCGCTACGGGCTGGTCGTCATCGGCGGGGGCACCGCCGGGCTCGTCGCGGCCGTCGGTGCCGCGGGGGTCGGGGCACGGGTCGCCCTGATCGAACGTGACCGCACCGGCGGCGAGTGCCTGTGGACGGGCTGCGTGCCCAGCAAGAGCCTGATCGCCGCGGCCGATCTGGCCCACCGCATGCGTGACGCGGCCGCGGTCGGCCTCGACCCGGTCGAGCCGCACGTCGACTTCGAACGCGTGATGGCGCGGGTACACGCCGCCCGCGAGAGGCTCGCCCCGCACGACTCGCCCGAGCGGCTCCGGGAGGAGGGGGTGGAGGTCATCCACGGCCACGCCCGATTCGCGGGACCGGGGCGGGTGATGGTGGGCGACCGCATCCTGCACTACCGCCGTGCCCTGGTCGCCACCGGCTCCTCCCCGGTCGTCCCCCCGGTCGAGGGCATCGACCGGTCCGGCGCGCTCACCAGCGACGACGTGTGGGACCTCGAGGAACTCCCGAGCCGCCTGGTGGTCCTCGGTGGTGGACCCACCGGGTGTGAGCTGGGCCAGGCGTTCGCGCGTCTCGGCGCCCGGGTCACGATCGTGGAGATGACCGACCGGCTGCTGCGACGGGAGGATCCGGAGGCGAGCCGGCTGGTCGCCGAGCGGCTCCGTTCCGAGGGCATCGACGTCCGCCTGGGTGCCCGCGCAACCCGCATCGACCACGACGGCGGCGAGCAGCGCCTGGAGATCCGCCAGGACGGCGAGGTGGGGGCGGTCGCATTCGACCGGCTGCTGGTCGCGGTCGGTCGGCGGGCGGACGTCGACGGGCTGGACCTTGACACCGTCGGGGTGGAGACGGCCGGCGACGGCAGCGTCGTCGTGGACGGCACCATGCGCACCACCGGACGGGGGATCTACGCCGCAGGCGACGTCACGGGCGGCCCGCCATTCACCCACGTCGCCGCCTACCAGGCCGGCCTGGTCGTGACCAACGCCCTGTTCCATCTGCGGCGCAAGGCCTCCTACGCAAACATCCCATGGGTGACGTTCACCGACCCGGAGGTGGGCCGCGTGGGACGCACGGAGAAGAAGGCCCGTGCCAGGTGGGGAGCGGGCGCCATCGTGCGGCGCTTCGACTGCGCGGAGCTGGACCGGGCAGTGTGTGCGGGACAGGCGTACGGTTTCGTGAAGCTGGTCGCTGACCCGCGCGGCCGGCTGGTGGGGGCGACAGTCGCAGCCCCGTGGGGCGGAGAGACGATCGCAGGCATCGCGTCCTTCATGCGGCACGGCGCCACGATCAGCGACGTCTCCCAGACCGTCCTTCCCTACCCCACGTTCAGCGAGGGCGCCCGACGCGCCGCCATCGAGCACCTGCGCGACAAGTGGCTCAGCGAACGGGTGCGTCGCGTGACCCGCCCGGTCCTACATGTGCTGCGCGCCATCGAACGGCCATGA
- a CDS encoding OsmC family protein, translating into MPTRTAEARWEGTLDEGKGTLRLPSQGYEGPYTKGSRFADAAGTNPEELVGAAHAGCFSMFLSALLSDAGYEPNSIATTADVTIETTDAGPTITRIDLRTEADVPGLDEDEFRDKVQAAKQDCPVSKALAGVGEVTVEASLR; encoded by the coding sequence ATGCCGACACGCACCGCCGAGGCTCGCTGGGAGGGGACGCTCGACGAGGGCAAGGGCACGCTACGGCTGCCGAGCCAGGGTTACGAGGGCCCGTACACGAAGGGTTCACGCTTCGCCGACGCTGCCGGGACCAATCCCGAGGAACTGGTGGGGGCCGCGCACGCCGGGTGCTTCTCGATGTTCCTGTCAGCACTGCTGTCGGACGCCGGTTACGAGCCCAACAGCATCGCCACCACCGCTGACGTCACGATCGAGACGACCGACGCCGGACCGACCATCACCCGGATCGACCTACGCACCGAAGCGGACGTCCCGGGCCTCGACGAGGACGAGTTCCGTGACAAGGTCCAGGCGGCCAAACAGGACTGCCCGGTGTCCAAGGCCCTGGCCGGCGTCGGCGAGGTCACCGTCGAGGCGTCGCTGCGCTAG
- a CDS encoding CDP-alcohol phosphatidyltransferase family protein — protein MFDRHLRAMAAPLERAIARPLVRAGFTGDRLTALGLVVGLGACVAAGFARWWLALALWLLNRAVDGVDGHVARARDGEHERGGFLDVMADFVVYGGFVVGVAVALPEARLACAVLLATYYVNGSAFLALSSLAERRARERPDERSLHFVGGLAEGGETILVHSLFCLFPQRAAPIAWGFAVAVGITALQRIVWGMRVLRAG, from the coding sequence GTGTTCGACCGCCACCTGCGCGCCATGGCCGCTCCACTCGAGCGCGCGATCGCGCGTCCGCTGGTACGGGCGGGCTTCACTGGGGACCGGCTCACCGCGTTGGGCCTGGTCGTCGGGTTGGGCGCCTGCGTCGCTGCGGGGTTCGCCCGCTGGTGGTTGGCGCTCGCACTGTGGCTCCTCAACCGCGCGGTGGACGGTGTGGACGGCCACGTTGCCCGTGCCCGGGACGGCGAACACGAGCGCGGCGGGTTCCTCGACGTCATGGCCGACTTCGTGGTGTACGGCGGGTTCGTGGTCGGAGTGGCGGTCGCGCTGCCCGAGGCCCGCCTCGCCTGCGCCGTGCTCCTCGCGACCTACTACGTCAACGGCAGCGCGTTCCTTGCTCTGTCGTCGCTGGCCGAGCGACGCGCCCGCGAGCGCCCCGACGAGCGGTCGTTGCACTTCGTCGGCGGCCTGGCGGAGGGCGGGGAGACCATCCTCGTCCACAGCCTCTTCTGCCTGTTCCCGCAGCGGGCGGCCCCGATCGCGTGGGGGTTCGCGGTCGCGGTCGGGATCACGGCGCTCCAGCGCATCGTGTGGGGCATGCGCGTGCTCCGCGCCGGGTGA
- the serS gene encoding serine--tRNA ligase, translating to MIDVRLLRDDPEAVIAALARRDIARSDVERVIDLDRRWREVTAEVDGLRAQQNVRSRAIGTAPAEERQELIAAAAELKEPLRRAEEEQVAVAEARDEALAAIPNLPHPDAPAGGEDDSVELRREGSKPEFDFGVRDHVELLEPPGALDLARAAKVSGARFFYLKGEGALLEFALVRYALDVAMRHGHQPVIPPVLVRDEALYGTGFFPTDEQQIFAMRDDPLYLVGTSEVSLAGMHMDEILDTVPVRYAGFSSCFRREAGSYGRDTRGVFRVHQFDKVELFSFVGPDASSDEHERILAIEEEIMGGLGLHYRVVDIASGDLGASAARKFDLEAWLPGQDAYREVTSCSNTTDYQARRLRVRWRRDDGSTELVHTLNGTALAVQRTIIALVETHQNADGSVVVPEVLQPHLGREVLFARA from the coding sequence GTGATCGACGTCCGACTCCTGCGTGACGATCCCGAGGCGGTGATCGCGGCGCTGGCGCGCCGTGACATCGCCCGCAGCGACGTCGAGCGCGTGATCGACCTGGACCGCCGTTGGCGGGAGGTCACCGCCGAGGTCGATGGGCTGCGCGCCCAGCAGAACGTCCGGTCTCGGGCGATCGGGACCGCGCCGGCGGAGGAGCGCCAGGAGCTGATCGCGGCTGCGGCTGAGCTCAAAGAACCGTTGCGTCGGGCGGAGGAGGAACAGGTCGCGGTCGCCGAGGCCCGTGACGAGGCCCTGGCCGCGATCCCCAACCTCCCGCATCCGGACGCGCCCGCCGGTGGCGAGGACGACAGCGTCGAACTCCGCCGCGAAGGGTCCAAGCCGGAGTTCGACTTCGGTGTCCGAGACCACGTCGAGCTCCTCGAACCGCCGGGTGCGCTGGACCTGGCTCGCGCTGCCAAGGTGAGCGGGGCGCGGTTCTTCTACCTCAAAGGTGAGGGCGCGCTACTGGAGTTCGCGTTGGTGCGCTACGCGCTGGACGTCGCCATGCGCCACGGCCACCAGCCGGTGATCCCCCCGGTCCTGGTCCGCGACGAGGCGCTGTACGGCACCGGGTTCTTCCCCACCGACGAGCAGCAGATCTTCGCCATGCGCGACGATCCGCTGTACCTGGTGGGCACCTCGGAGGTGTCGCTGGCCGGGATGCACATGGACGAGATCCTCGACACGGTTCCGGTCCGGTACGCGGGGTTCTCCTCGTGCTTCCGTCGGGAGGCCGGCTCGTACGGGCGGGACACGCGCGGGGTCTTCCGCGTGCACCAGTTCGACAAGGTGGAGCTGTTCTCGTTCGTGGGGCCCGACGCGTCCAGCGACGAGCACGAGCGCATCCTCGCCATCGAGGAGGAGATCATGGGCGGGCTCGGGCTGCACTACCGCGTGGTCGACATCGCCAGCGGTGACCTCGGGGCGTCGGCGGCTCGCAAGTTCGACCTCGAGGCGTGGCTGCCTGGCCAGGACGCCTACCGCGAGGTCACCTCCTGCTCGAACACCACCGACTACCAGGCGCGACGGCTGCGGGTCCGGTGGCGACGTGACGACGGCAGTACCGAGCTGGTTCACACGCTCAACGGCACGGCGCTGGCGGTGCAGCGCACGATCATCGCCCTGGTGGAGACCCACCAGAACGCGGACGGGTCGGTGGTGGTGCCCGAGGTGCTGCAGCCCCACCTCGGTCGCGAGGTGCTGTTCGCCCGCGCTTGA
- the pheA gene encoding prephenate dehydratase: MTLAYLGPPGTFSETAARLVAGADGDLVELPDVLDVLRAVADDRTARGVVPIENTLQGPVSVTLDALAFEVELLIEAELELPVHLVAAVRPGVTFDEIVTVRSHDVALAACRRWLSANLPDAERIASTSTARAAEHVANSDAPELAVVNQLAAERYGLDVLARNVADREGNVTRFVVVGHRLPRPTGWDKTSLVVFIEENRPGALLQLLEIFAERDLNLTKIESRPTKEELGEYCFFVDVEGHLADERVGDALAAVKRTHREVKVLGSYRRSGARQPEESQRIAADDAAYREAAEWLAEWRERIRR, encoded by the coding sequence GTGACGCTGGCGTACCTGGGTCCACCCGGCACCTTCTCCGAGACCGCAGCGCGGCTGGTCGCGGGCGCCGACGGCGATCTGGTCGAGCTCCCCGACGTCCTGGACGTTCTCCGAGCGGTCGCCGACGACCGCACCGCGCGGGGCGTCGTCCCGATCGAGAACACGCTCCAGGGCCCGGTCAGCGTGACCCTCGATGCGCTCGCGTTCGAGGTCGAACTGCTGATCGAGGCTGAGCTGGAGCTGCCGGTGCACCTGGTGGCAGCCGTCCGCCCCGGCGTGACGTTCGACGAGATTGTGACGGTCCGCTCGCATGACGTGGCCCTGGCCGCCTGCCGACGGTGGCTGTCGGCGAACCTGCCCGACGCCGAGCGGATCGCCTCGACCTCGACCGCTCGGGCCGCGGAACACGTCGCCAACTCGGACGCTCCCGAGCTGGCGGTGGTCAACCAGCTCGCCGCCGAGCGGTACGGCCTTGACGTCCTGGCCCGCAACGTCGCGGACCGGGAGGGCAACGTGACCCGCTTCGTGGTGGTCGGCCATCGTCTGCCACGCCCGACGGGGTGGGACAAGACATCGCTGGTGGTGTTCATCGAGGAGAACCGGCCGGGCGCGCTCCTGCAGCTGCTGGAGATCTTCGCCGAGCGCGATCTGAACCTGACCAAGATCGAGTCGCGGCCCACCAAGGAGGAGCTGGGCGAGTACTGCTTCTTCGTCGACGTGGAGGGTCACCTGGCCGACGAACGGGTCGGTGACGCCCTCGCCGCGGTCAAACGCACCCACCGCGAGGTGAAGGTGCTGGGCTCCTACCGGCGTTCGGGAGCGCGCCAGCCGGAGGAATCGCAACGCATCGCCGCTGACGACGCCGCGTACCGTGAGGCGGCTGAGTGGCTGGCGGAGTGGCGCGAGCGCATCCGCCGCTGA
- a CDS encoding peroxiredoxin family protein codes for MGNDAPAVGDPAPPLIVPQLEGGDFRLEDHRGRPVLVSFLRHAG; via the coding sequence ATGGGCAACGACGCGCCGGCGGTCGGTGACCCCGCACCGCCCCTCATCGTGCCGCAGCTGGAAGGAGGGGACTTCCGGCTGGAGGATCACCGCGGCCGCCCCGTGCTGGTGTCGTTCCTGCGGCACGCGGGCTGA
- a CDS encoding ABC transporter permease subunit, which yields MASRVARVAWAGGTRPAAFVVVVLFGGALAGGILTSVQPLPDGEVSLDAWRVVLADGAFHDALVFTFRTAVAATLVSGVLAVAFAAVLRHHRTFLRALFALPVPMPHLLIAVVAVVWLGAGGLMDRVGALPWPLVRDRAGMGVLLVYVYKELPFLALLVLAVWGRGVDDLAEAAAVTGAGPWQRLRWVVWPQILMPLAVGCLIVAAFVLGAFEVPLLVGPTYPPMVAVYALRETQTVDLTGQARAAASLLTIAAATVALALLAVRPVRRSGL from the coding sequence ATGGCGTCACGCGTCGCGCGTGTTGCGTGGGCGGGTGGCACACGACCGGCCGCCTTCGTCGTCGTGGTCCTGTTCGGGGGGGCGCTCGCCGGAGGGATCCTCACCAGCGTGCAGCCGCTGCCCGACGGCGAGGTGAGCCTCGACGCCTGGCGGGTGGTGCTCGCCGACGGCGCCTTTCACGACGCACTCGTGTTCACGTTCCGCACCGCGGTTGCCGCCACGCTCGTCTCTGGGGTCCTCGCGGTGGCGTTCGCGGCGGTGCTGCGACATCACCGCACGTTCCTGCGCGCACTCTTCGCACTCCCGGTTCCCATGCCCCATCTCCTCATCGCCGTGGTGGCGGTCGTGTGGCTCGGAGCCGGCGGGCTCATGGACCGAGTCGGTGCGCTGCCATGGCCCCTGGTCCGGGACCGGGCCGGCATGGGGGTGCTCCTGGTGTACGTCTACAAGGAGCTGCCGTTCCTGGCGCTGCTGGTCCTCGCCGTGTGGGGGCGCGGAGTCGACGATCTAGCCGAGGCCGCCGCCGTGACGGGAGCCGGCCCTTGGCAGCGGCTGCGCTGGGTGGTGTGGCCCCAGATCCTCATGCCGCTCGCCGTGGGTTGTCTGATCGTCGCGGCGTTCGTGCTCGGCGCCTTCGAGGTGCCGCTACTCGTGGGGCCCACCTACCCCCCCATGGTGGCGGTGTACGCGCTGCGGGAGACGCAGACCGTGGACCTCACGGGCCAGGCCCGTGCAGCCGCCAGCCTGCTGACGATCGCGGCCGCGACCGTCGCGCTGGCTCTGCTGGCGGTCCGCCCGGTGCGGCGTTCCGGTCTCTGA
- a CDS encoding cation diffusion facilitator family transporter produces the protein MHHDEVEHRHHEPRTGWRCALATVRAFLGLGGQHEHHHGHPLPGDLEDDRRGVKAVVVSLVALGVTAAFQLVVALVTGSVALLSDTLHNLADAGTSLPLWVAFVVGRRRPNRRFTYGYARAEDLAGLVVLAVIAASAGLAAWQAVERLLDPHAPRHLWAVAAAGVLGALGNEAVARYRIRVGHDIGSAALVADGLHARTDALTSLGVVVGAAGVAVGFALADPLVGLVIAAVIVRILIETARDLLLRLLDGIEPGLVDRVEEVARSVDGVLDIGQVRLRWLGHRLHGEVEVAVAGDLTVADGHEVAEAVRHELLHEVPHLSSAIVHADPVSASGIDPHLDLAHHQDPLAATDKEATDPRR, from the coding sequence ATGCACCACGACGAGGTTGAGCACCGCCACCACGAACCCCGGACGGGGTGGCGGTGCGCGCTCGCGACCGTGCGCGCGTTCCTCGGCCTGGGCGGCCAGCACGAGCACCACCACGGTCATCCCCTGCCGGGCGACCTTGAGGACGACCGCCGGGGCGTCAAAGCCGTGGTGGTCTCGCTCGTCGCCCTCGGGGTGACCGCGGCGTTCCAGCTGGTCGTGGCGCTGGTGACAGGCTCGGTCGCGCTGCTCAGCGACACGCTGCACAACCTGGCCGACGCGGGGACGTCGTTGCCGTTGTGGGTCGCGTTCGTGGTGGGGCGGCGTCGCCCAAACCGGCGGTTCACCTACGGCTACGCGCGAGCCGAGGACCTGGCGGGTCTGGTCGTGCTGGCCGTGATCGCCGCGTCGGCGGGCCTGGCCGCCTGGCAGGCGGTGGAGCGGCTGCTCGACCCGCACGCCCCGCGCCACCTGTGGGCTGTGGCGGCCGCCGGCGTGCTCGGGGCGCTCGGCAACGAGGCCGTCGCCCGCTACCGGATCCGGGTGGGACATGACATCGGCTCGGCCGCGCTGGTCGCCGACGGGCTACACGCCCGCACGGACGCGTTGACCTCGCTGGGCGTGGTCGTCGGCGCCGCCGGGGTGGCGGTCGGCTTCGCGCTCGCCGACCCGCTGGTGGGGCTGGTCATCGCCGCGGTGATCGTCCGGATCCTCATCGAGACGGCCCGCGACCTGCTCCTGCGCCTACTGGACGGCATCGAGCCGGGCCTGGTCGACCGGGTCGAGGAGGTCGCCCGCTCGGTGGACGGCGTGCTGGACATCGGCCAGGTCCGGCTGCGCTGGCTCGGCCACCGACTTCACGGCGAGGTCGAGGTAGCCGTGGCCGGCGACCTCACCGTCGCGGACGGCCACGAGGTGGCCGAGGCGGTCCGCCACGAGCTGCTCCACGAGGTGCCGCACCTGTCCAGCGCCATCGTGCACGCCGACCCGGTGTCGGCCTCGGGTATCGACCCCCACCTGGACCTGGCGCACCACCAAGACCCGCTGGCAGCCACGGACAAGGAGGCGACAGATCCCCGGCGTTAG
- a CDS encoding AhpC/TSA family protein has protein sequence MQRRDRLDEVGALPVFVVHDEPDLVQRTMLEDVELPYPVLVDLEREAYAAWGLRRASAPTIFLDLKVWWQYLKIMVGGDRLRKSGQDPLQLGGAFLVAPDGTVAYSRPQRRDDRPPVGELVDRLERLAAGADG, from the coding sequence GTGCAGCGCCGGGACCGGCTCGACGAGGTCGGCGCACTGCCTGTGTTCGTGGTCCACGACGAGCCCGACCTGGTGCAGCGCACGATGCTGGAGGACGTCGAGCTGCCCTATCCCGTGCTCGTGGATCTGGAACGCGAGGCGTACGCCGCATGGGGGCTGCGGCGCGCGAGCGCGCCCACCATTTTTCTCGACCTCAAGGTGTGGTGGCAGTACCTCAAGATCATGGTCGGTGGCGACCGCCTGCGGAAATCCGGGCAGGATCCGCTGCAGTTGGGAGGCGCCTTCCTGGTGGCGCCGGACGGCACGGTCGCGTATTCGCGCCCGCAGCGGCGCGACGATCGCCCACCCGTCGGTGAGCTCGTCGATCGCCTGGAGCGACTCGCTGCCGGCGCCGATGGGTAG
- a CDS encoding TIGR03557 family F420-dependent LLM class oxidoreductase — translation MELGYHLSAEEHGPDKLVRTAVCAEEAGFTFALVSDHYHPWLEAQGQSPFVWVVVGMLARATQRMRIGTGVTCPTMRMHPAIVAHAAATAAVALDGRFFLGVGSGEWLNEHILGGRWPPPGVRLDMLEEAIQVIRALWSQDGVTHRGTHFTVEDARLYTRPERPPPLLVAAGGPRSTSIAAEHGDGVIAISPDSSLVERFVQAAGQDASRYAKMTVCWAQDEEEARRTALRWWGNDGMGPLGTDLRTVEHFEAALARMRDDAAIAGVLTGPDPERYAARIGEFVDAGFDHVYLHQVGPQQDAFIDFFTREVRPRLE, via the coding sequence ATGGAGCTCGGCTACCACCTGTCAGCCGAGGAGCACGGCCCCGACAAACTCGTTCGCACCGCTGTGTGCGCCGAGGAGGCGGGCTTCACCTTCGCGCTCGTCTCCGACCACTACCACCCGTGGCTCGAGGCACAGGGCCAGAGCCCGTTCGTGTGGGTCGTGGTGGGGATGCTGGCGCGGGCCACGCAGCGGATGCGGATCGGCACCGGCGTGACCTGCCCGACGATGCGCATGCACCCGGCCATCGTGGCGCATGCGGCGGCGACCGCCGCGGTGGCGCTCGACGGCCGCTTCTTCCTCGGGGTGGGGTCGGGTGAGTGGCTGAACGAGCACATCCTGGGCGGTCGTTGGCCGCCACCGGGCGTCCGCCTCGACATGCTCGAAGAGGCGATCCAGGTGATCCGCGCGCTGTGGTCGCAAGACGGCGTCACCCACCGGGGGACGCACTTCACGGTCGAGGACGCCCGCCTGTACACCCGACCGGAGCGTCCACCGCCGCTGCTGGTCGCGGCCGGCGGACCCCGTTCGACCTCGATCGCCGCGGAGCACGGGGACGGGGTGATCGCCATCAGTCCCGACTCGTCGCTGGTCGAACGGTTCGTGCAGGCCGCCGGCCAGGACGCCTCCCGGTACGCGAAGATGACCGTGTGCTGGGCTCAGGACGAGGAAGAAGCTCGGCGCACCGCCCTGCGGTGGTGGGGCAACGACGGGATGGGGCCGTTGGGCACTGACCTGCGCACCGTCGAGCACTTCGAGGCTGCCCTGGCCCGTATGCGCGACGACGCGGCGATCGCCGGCGTGTTGACCGGACCGGACCCGGAACGGTACGCGGCCAGGATCGGCGAGTTCGTCGACGCTGGCTTCGATCACGTGTACCTGCACCAGGTGGGCCCACAGCAGGACGCGTTCATCGACTTCTTCACGCGCGAGGTCCGCCCACGTCTGGAGTGA
- a CDS encoding ABC transporter permease subunit, translated as MRLSPRLVRGVTAILVITYVVPFLALPVRVFANQWRFPAIAPQEWGLRGWNYALSPGVGAVQALQNSLLVALAVTAVGLVVGWPAARALGEGRVRRPIATVTLVALPLLVPQYAVGTGLAAWFIRVGLADRLSGVALAHLPYVLPYVVLLLAPGFGARVKALEEAARSLGAGPLRRILVVTVPAVLPSLATAALLGFLVSWSQYGTSLAVGGGLPMLPLVLVPFVGPDPQVASALALLLMAPAVAALVVALRAAREPI; from the coding sequence ATGCGCCTGTCGCCACGTCTGGTCCGCGGTGTCACGGCGATCCTCGTGATCACGTACGTCGTCCCTTTCCTGGCGCTGCCGGTGCGCGTGTTCGCCAACCAGTGGCGTTTCCCCGCGATCGCCCCCCAGGAGTGGGGGCTGCGCGGCTGGAACTACGCGCTGTCGCCCGGCGTGGGCGCGGTCCAGGCGCTGCAGAACTCGCTCCTGGTCGCGCTCGCGGTAACGGCGGTGGGGCTCGTCGTCGGGTGGCCCGCCGCCCGGGCACTGGGCGAGGGCCGGGTGCGCCGCCCGATCGCCACGGTGACGCTCGTCGCCCTGCCGCTGCTGGTCCCCCAGTACGCCGTCGGCACCGGCCTGGCGGCCTGGTTCATTCGGGTCGGGCTGGCTGACCGCCTCTCGGGGGTCGCGTTGGCGCACCTTCCCTACGTGCTGCCCTACGTGGTCCTGCTTCTCGCCCCCGGGTTCGGCGCTCGCGTCAAGGCGCTTGAGGAGGCGGCGCGGAGCCTCGGGGCGGGTCCGCTCCGCCGCATCCTCGTCGTGACCGTCCCGGCGGTGCTGCCATCACTCGCCACGGCGGCGCTGCTGGGGTTCCTGGTGTCCTGGAGCCAGTACGGGACCAGTCTCGCGGTCGGCGGTGGGCTGCCGATGCTCCCGCTGGTGCTCGTGCCGTTCGTCGGCCCGGATCCGCAGGTGGCGTCGGCGTTGGCTCTGCTGCTCATGGCACCGGCGGTGGCGGCCCTGGTGGTCGCGTTGCGCGCGGCGCGCGAACCGATCTAG
- a CDS encoding HAD family hydrolase, with amino-acid sequence MAFVAFDLDGTLFDSVGMTVQAARAVLDEAGVTAEDDAIRRWIGRPIEEFTTWLAEQVPERLADRVAEEFHRHERELMAAEAALYPGVEDMLDQVREVADDLVLYSNGRRGYVDAVLDQTGIRHRFDLVRPRRDHEVGKDPVVADLVHRLGDAGLLVGDRRDDVEAAHAHRLLVIGTAYGYGDSGELADADRTADRPEDVPPLVRDLLS; translated from the coding sequence GTGGCCTTCGTGGCGTTCGACCTCGACGGGACGTTGTTCGACTCGGTTGGCATGACGGTGCAGGCGGCACGGGCGGTCCTGGACGAGGCAGGGGTGACCGCCGAGGACGACGCGATCCGCCGGTGGATCGGACGGCCGATCGAGGAGTTCACGACCTGGCTCGCCGAGCAGGTCCCGGAACGCCTCGCCGATCGGGTGGCCGAGGAGTTCCACCGCCACGAACGGGAGCTGATGGCCGCAGAAGCCGCGCTCTACCCGGGCGTCGAGGACATGCTCGATCAGGTCCGCGAGGTCGCGGACGACCTGGTGCTGTACAGCAACGGCCGCCGCGGCTACGTCGACGCGGTATTGGACCAGACCGGCATCCGCCACCGGTTCGACTTGGTCCGTCCCCGCCGCGACCATGAGGTCGGGAAGGATCCGGTCGTGGCCGATCTGGTCCATCGACTCGGCGACGCCGGGTTGCTGGTCGGCGACCGCCGCGACGACGTCGAAGCTGCCCACGCCCACCGGCTGCTGGTGATCGGTACGGCCTACGGTTACGGCGACTCGGGAGAGCTGGCCGACGCCGACCGTACGGCCGACCGGCCCGAGGACGTCCCACCGCTGGTGCGCGACCTCCTGTCTTGA